One genomic region from Nocardia vinacea encodes:
- a CDS encoding crotonase/enoyl-CoA hydratase family protein, whose amino-acid sequence MTSNIALRFVDDRAYVTLDRPDKHNGLTIEMLRDLITTAHTVADHKEVRAVILSGNGPSFSSGLDIAGTSRDPLAVIRGFIPLPWRGTNTFQEACWAWRRLSVPVIAAIHGHCYGGGLQIALAADVRLASPDAEFSVMEAKYGLVPDMTGAATLSRLIGVDKALLLTMTADIVDAAYAERIGLVTEVTADPVAAAEKLADRIAIRSPHAVAGAKQLFDRSWHASARRTFAVERATQLPLILRQAISRSR is encoded by the coding sequence ATGACCTCGAATATCGCGCTGCGGTTCGTCGACGACCGCGCCTACGTCACGCTGGACCGGCCGGATAAGCACAACGGCCTGACCATCGAGATGCTGCGCGATCTCATCACGACCGCGCATACCGTCGCAGATCACAAGGAAGTCCGCGCGGTCATCCTGTCCGGCAACGGTCCGAGTTTCAGCAGCGGCCTCGATATCGCGGGGACGAGCCGCGATCCGCTGGCCGTCATTCGCGGCTTCATCCCGCTGCCTTGGCGCGGCACCAATACCTTCCAGGAAGCCTGCTGGGCTTGGCGTCGGCTATCGGTGCCGGTGATCGCCGCGATACACGGCCACTGCTACGGCGGCGGGCTGCAGATCGCGCTGGCCGCCGACGTCCGCTTAGCCAGCCCCGACGCCGAATTCTCGGTAATGGAAGCCAAGTACGGTCTGGTCCCGGATATGACCGGCGCGGCGACGCTGTCCCGGCTGATCGGCGTCGACAAGGCGCTGCTGCTGACCATGACCGCCGATATCGTCGACGCCGCATACGCCGAGCGGATCGGCCTGGTCACCGAGGTGACCGCGGACCCGGTCGCGGCGGCGGAAAAGCTCGCCGATCGCATCGCCATTCGCTCCCCGCACGCCGTCGCGGGAGCCAAACAACTCTTCGATCGCTCCTGGCACGCCTCGGCTCGCCGTACCTTCGCCGTCGAGCGGGCCACCCAGCTGCCATTGATCCTGCGGCAGGCCATATCTCGTAGTCGCTGA
- a CDS encoding acetyl-CoA acetyltransferase produces MLPPGLDPRTPVLVGVGQVVHRSGEPGPSGPVELAAESLRCAGADSGTGDRLLRSADLIAAAAPVSRPYPDLGALVAAELGAVPKRTLQSARFGGDAPQRLVNTVAQAIVDGGCEVALITGAESVASWNGATRIGAALDWPEQGEDVRPTEIIGTERGPNTEMETAAGLWGPIYFYALMETALRGRLGLSEAAHRERIGGLWSRLSAVAAQNPYAWQPAEQSIEDLVTPSRANRMVSSPYPKLLVANLSVDQGAGLILCSAAAADAAGVPRDRWVFPHGGANATDEWFVSERAEMSSSPAIAAAGRAALSGAGIGIDDVAHIDLYSCFPVAVQVAAEALGLPIEDPARPLSVTGGLTFAGGPGNNYATHSIATLAGRLRDDPSAYGLASALGWYITKHAIGVYSARPPARLFHADEPEVPVARRDTAPGYTGPATVEAYTVAYRKGPAPEHADEPEAVVISALTPTGARILIRASDSETVAAFTDGDPIGTEADVTAADRLTLLTERTVK; encoded by the coding sequence ATGCTGCCACCCGGATTGGATCCGCGCACGCCGGTACTCGTCGGCGTCGGACAGGTCGTGCACCGCAGCGGCGAGCCCGGTCCGTCCGGACCGGTCGAACTCGCCGCCGAATCGCTACGCTGCGCGGGCGCCGATAGCGGCACCGGGGATCGGCTATTGCGCTCGGCCGATCTGATCGCGGCCGCGGCCCCGGTCAGCAGGCCGTATCCGGATCTCGGCGCGTTGGTCGCGGCGGAACTGGGCGCCGTGCCGAAGCGCACGCTGCAATCCGCGCGATTCGGCGGTGACGCGCCGCAGCGCCTGGTCAATACCGTCGCGCAGGCCATCGTCGACGGAGGGTGCGAGGTCGCGCTGATCACCGGGGCCGAATCGGTCGCATCCTGGAATGGGGCCACCCGCATCGGCGCCGCGCTCGACTGGCCCGAGCAGGGCGAGGATGTTCGGCCGACCGAGATCATCGGCACCGAACGCGGACCCAATACCGAGATGGAGACCGCGGCGGGACTGTGGGGGCCGATCTATTTCTATGCGCTGATGGAGACCGCGCTGCGCGGACGGCTCGGCCTGAGCGAGGCCGCGCATCGCGAGCGCATCGGCGGACTGTGGTCGCGGCTCTCGGCGGTGGCGGCCCAGAATCCGTATGCGTGGCAGCCCGCCGAACAGTCGATCGAGGATCTGGTGACGCCGTCGCGCGCGAATCGCATGGTGTCGTCGCCGTATCCGAAGTTGCTCGTCGCGAATCTGTCCGTGGATCAGGGAGCGGGACTGATCCTGTGCAGTGCGGCGGCGGCCGATGCCGCGGGCGTGCCGAGGGACCGCTGGGTGTTTCCGCACGGTGGGGCGAACGCCACCGACGAGTGGTTCGTCTCCGAACGTGCGGAGATGTCCAGTTCACCGGCCATCGCTGCGGCCGGGCGGGCCGCACTGTCGGGTGCGGGTATCGGCATCGACGATGTCGCGCATATCGACCTGTACTCGTGCTTCCCGGTCGCCGTGCAGGTCGCGGCCGAGGCGCTGGGGCTGCCGATCGAGGATCCGGCGCGGCCGCTGTCGGTCACCGGCGGACTCACCTTCGCGGGCGGCCCTGGCAACAACTACGCGACCCATTCGATCGCGACGCTGGCCGGTCGGCTGCGGGATGACCCATCGGCCTACGGCCTGGCGAGCGCACTCGGCTGGTACATCACCAAGCATGCCATCGGCGTCTACTCCGCTCGACCGCCCGCGCGACTCTTCCATGCCGACGAACCGGAAGTGCCTGTGGCACGGCGCGATACGGCGCCCGGCTACACCGGACCGGCCACCGTCGAGGCTTACACCGTCGCCTATCGCAAGGGCCCCGCGCCCGAACACGCCGACGAACCCGAGGCCGTGGTGATCAGCGCGTTGACTCCGACCGGTGCCCGCATACTGATTCGAGCGTCCGATTCGGAAACCGTCGCGGCGTTCACCGACGGCGACCCGATCGGCACGGAGGCCGATGTGACCGCCGCCGATAGGCTCACCTTGCTCACCGAGAGGACCGTCAAATGA
- a CDS encoding crotonase/enoyl-CoA hydratase family protein has product MNASHSDSMRGGGREAGGPDLVLVEKRDAITLLTVNRPEARNAINLATAQAIEAAVDEFEADDAARVLVLTGAGGTFSAGMDLVAASKGEMPITPKRGPLGMAAKPPVKPMISAVEGFALAGGFELALSGDLIVAAKNAQFGIPEVKRGLVAAGGGVLRLTQRLPRPMAAELALTGGRIDAERLYQLGLVNRVTEPGAALDGALALAAEIVAAAPLSVAASKRIIDESPDWSVAEGFAKQGEIALPALFSKDAAEGALAFAQKREPQWQGR; this is encoded by the coding sequence ATGAATGCATCGCACAGCGACTCCATGAGGGGTGGTGGCCGGGAGGCGGGTGGGCCCGATCTCGTGCTGGTCGAAAAGCGCGACGCGATAACGCTGTTGACCGTCAACCGTCCGGAAGCCCGCAACGCCATCAATTTGGCTACCGCACAGGCCATCGAGGCGGCGGTCGACGAATTCGAGGCCGACGATGCCGCGCGCGTGCTCGTGCTCACCGGTGCGGGCGGAACCTTCAGTGCCGGAATGGATCTCGTCGCGGCATCGAAGGGGGAGATGCCGATAACCCCCAAGCGTGGTCCGCTGGGCATGGCCGCGAAACCGCCTGTCAAGCCGATGATTTCGGCCGTAGAAGGTTTCGCGCTGGCCGGTGGTTTCGAACTCGCGCTCTCCGGTGATCTCATTGTCGCCGCGAAAAATGCCCAGTTCGGTATTCCGGAGGTCAAGCGCGGTCTGGTCGCCGCGGGCGGCGGCGTACTGCGGCTGACCCAGCGGCTGCCGCGTCCCATGGCCGCGGAGCTGGCGCTCACCGGTGGTCGCATCGATGCCGAACGGCTCTACCAGCTCGGACTGGTCAACCGGGTCACCGAACCCGGTGCGGCACTGGACGGTGCGTTGGCCCTGGCGGCTGAAATCGTCGCGGCCGCACCGCTTTCGGTGGCGGCGAGTAAGCGGATCATCGACGAATCGCCGGATTGGTCCGTCGCGGAGGGTTTCGCCAAGCAGGGCGAAATCGCGCTGCCCGCGCTGTTCTCCAAGGATGCCGCCGAGGGTGCGCTCGCCTTCGCGCAGAAGCGCGAACCCCAGTGGCAGGGACGCTGA
- a CDS encoding TetR/AcrR family transcriptional regulator: protein MPERVRETQAQRRSRMRTRLLDAAVESLVEVGYAGTTTLEVQKRAGVPRGTLQHHFPTKADLLAGAVEHLAERRLSQLAREFEAIAADADRLETAVELTMRMFTGPSFWAALEMWVAARTDPELLAAFLPLEYRLFDLMHNSIRDIFRQEFPDDPRVPTITEFTIEIMTGLAMRVLLTGDLDRNRILQHRWGNAVRILLGEADPATLTRAVRDVG from the coding sequence ATGCCCGAACGCGTCCGGGAGACGCAGGCGCAGCGGCGCTCGCGCATGCGCACGCGGCTCCTGGACGCCGCGGTGGAGAGTCTGGTCGAGGTCGGCTACGCGGGTACCACCACGCTCGAGGTGCAGAAACGGGCCGGGGTTCCGCGCGGCACATTGCAACACCACTTCCCGACCAAGGCAGACCTGCTCGCCGGTGCCGTAGAACATCTGGCCGAGCGTCGATTATCCCAGCTGGCAAGGGAATTCGAGGCGATCGCGGCCGATGCCGATCGCCTCGAAACGGCGGTCGAGCTGACCATGCGCATGTTCACCGGGCCGTCATTCTGGGCGGCGCTGGAGATGTGGGTCGCCGCGCGCACCGATCCGGAACTGCTCGCGGCCTTCCTGCCGTTGGAGTATCGACTATTCGACCTGATGCACAACAGCATTCGCGACATCTTCCGTCAGGAATTCCCGGACGATCCGCGCGTGCCGACCATTACCGAATTCACCATCGAGATCATGACCGGCCTCGCCATGCGTGTGCTGCTCACCGGCGATCTGGACCGGAACCGAATCCTGCAGCACCGCTGGGGAAATGCGGTCCGGATCCTGCTCGGCGAGGCGGATCCGGCAACGCTGACGCGAGCGGTCAGGGACGTGGGCTGA
- a CDS encoding alpha/beta hydrolase, with protein sequence MTTLNHHRVGAGEPLVLVHGVGSRWQVWEPIIGTLAESFDVIAVDLPGFAGSAPIEHTTVDTLTEALADFLREQGIERPHLAGNSMGGLISLNLGARGAARSVTAFSPIGFWDTPGRVWCQQSLGRSRQLARVLRRWLPDVLGTAAGRTTFLTLIFGKPWALDPQVAIDTAADAADAPGFEPALASFTDAKFHEIGALADIPVTIAWGNRDILLTYVTQSRKARAVLPNARHVTLHGSGHTPFFDDPAGCAQVLLDTISPRP encoded by the coding sequence ATGACGACGTTGAACCACCACCGGGTGGGAGCGGGGGAACCGCTGGTCCTGGTGCACGGCGTAGGCAGCCGCTGGCAGGTGTGGGAGCCGATCATCGGCACCCTCGCCGAATCCTTCGACGTCATCGCCGTCGATCTGCCCGGCTTCGCGGGGTCCGCGCCGATCGAGCACACCACCGTCGACACCCTCACCGAAGCGCTCGCCGACTTCCTCCGCGAACAGGGCATCGAGCGCCCGCACCTGGCGGGCAATTCGATGGGCGGACTGATCAGCCTGAACCTCGGCGCACGGGGGGCGGCCCGCTCGGTCACGGCCTTTTCGCCGATCGGATTCTGGGACACCCCGGGCCGCGTGTGGTGCCAACAGTCGCTCGGCAGATCCCGCCAACTCGCCCGGGTCCTGCGTCGGTGGCTGCCCGACGTGCTGGGCACCGCCGCAGGCCGCACCACATTCCTGACGTTGATCTTCGGCAAGCCGTGGGCGCTCGATCCACAGGTGGCCATCGACACCGCCGCCGACGCGGCCGACGCACCCGGCTTCGAGCCTGCCCTCGCTTCCTTCACCGATGCGAAATTCCACGAAATCGGTGCGCTGGCCGACATTCCCGTCACCATCGCCTGGGGCAACCGGGATATCCTGCTGACCTACGTCACCCAGAGCAGGAAGGCACGTGCCGTACTGCCCAATGCCCGCCACGTCACGCTGCACGGCAGCGGCCACACCCCGTTCTTCGACGATCCGGCCGGCTGCGCGCAGGTTCTGCTCGACACCATCAGCCCACGTCCCTGA